A part of Thalassophryne amazonica chromosome 3, fThaAma1.1, whole genome shotgun sequence genomic DNA contains:
- the slc25a34 gene encoding solute carrier family 25 member 34 — protein MTCALLLKSSPQQPVFSPQPADRMSSNISAVFHGLVGPSPPPPAVWPPLDFALGALACCAACVFTNPLEVVKTRLQLQGELQARGSYQRHYCGVLQALWVVGRTDGIRGLQKGLSVGLLYQGVMNGVRLGSYSYCEALGVTAVHGGSLLSGAAAGALGAFIASPAYLVKTHLQAQTVEAIAVGHQHNHLGVCDAFITIYRREGLLGLWRGVNGAVPRVMVGSATQLATFTSAKDWVSHTQWFSPNSWLTALVAAMISGVAVAITMTPFDVISTRLYNQPVDEFCRGRQYHGFLDCMLKVFQTEGLLGLYKGISPVFLRLAPHTVLSMMFWDVMRQHALKNSQKKARTIKKQMSR, from the exons ATGACCTGTGCCCTGCTCCTCAAATCTTCACCTCAACAGCCCGTGTTTAGTCCCCAACCTGCTGATAGGATGTCCTCCAACATTTCTGCTGTATTTCACGGTTTGGTCGGCCCGTCACCTCCCCCTCCAGCTGTTTGGCCTCCTCTAGATTTTGCCCTGGGAGCCCTTGCCTGTTGTGCCGCCTGTGTGTTCACCAATCCTTTGGAGGTGGTGAAGACACGTTTGCAGCTTCAGGGAGAGCTGCAAGCTCGGGGTTCCTACCAGAGACACTACTGTGGAGTCCTCCAGGCTCTGTGGGTGGTGGGCCGTACAGACGGAATCCGGGGACTGCAAAAGGGGCTCTCAGTCGGACTTCTCTACCAGGGTGTAATGAATGGAGTGAGGCTAGGCTCCTACTCCTACTGTGAAGCTTTAGGTGTGACTGCAGTCCATGGAGGTAGTCTGCTCTCAGGTGCAGCTGCGGGGGCGCTGGGTGCTTTCATCGCCTCACCTGCCTACTTG GTGAAGACTCATCTGCAGGCCCAGACTGTGGAAGCAATAGCAGTTGGCCATCAGCATAACCATCTG gGAGTGTGCGATGCTTTTATTACTATCTATAGAAGAGAAGGTTTACTTGGACTGTGGCGGGGTGTGAATGGAGCGGTGCCTCGCGTCATGGTGGGATCAGCTACTCAACTAGCAACCTTTACGTCAGCCAAGGACTGGGTGTCCCATACTCAG TGGTTTAGTCCAAACAGCTGGCTCACTGCTCTGGTAGCTGCCATGATTAGTGGAGTTGCTGTGGCGATCACTATGACACCGTTCGACGTCATTAGCACACGGCTGTACAACCAGCCGGTGGATGAGTTTTGTAGG GGACGCCAGTACCATGGATTTTTAGACTGCATGCTGAAGGTTTTCCAAACTGAAGGCCTGCTGGGCCTGTACAAAGGCATCAGCCCTGTTTTTCTGCGATTGGCACCTCATACGGTGCTCAGCATGATGTTCTGGGATGTGATGAGGCAACATGCTTTGAAGAACAGTCAAAAAAAGGCAAGGACCATTAAAAAACAGATGAGCAGATGA